From a single Deltaproteobacteria bacterium genomic region:
- a CDS encoding 4Fe-4S binding protein: MRDASYKWLPFIDLEKCNGCGKCVEVCTPKCLKLVNDDFALLFRANRCDSEGNCIEPCREEAIRMEWIEMAGDHSTGLWKTVLALRSNFNEWICSYYANGIYSI; the protein is encoded by the coding sequence ATGAGAGATGCTTCTTATAAATGGCTGCCGTTTATAGACTTGGAAAAATGTAACGGCTGCGGAAAGTGTGTTGAAGTATGTACTCCGAAATGTCTCAAGCTGGTGAACGATGATTTTGCTCTTCTCTTCCGGGCGAACAGGTGTGATAGTGAAGGGAATTGTATCGAACCCTGCCGCGAGGAAGCGATTCGTATGGAATGGATAGAAATGGCGGGAGATCACAGCACGGGATTGTGGAAGACGGTTTTGGCATTGCGGTCTAATTTTAATGAGTGGATTTGCTCGTATTATGCCAACGGAATTTATTCTATATAA
- a CDS encoding pyridoxamine 5'-phosphate oxidase family protein: MVSKTKEAVKQLLKEHNTMSLATLCRNFPCAASLFYASDGFVLYFLSRPESRHVINILLNPNVAATINKDYLEWRNITGLQIVGKASRVPPEETEPARRVYERKYPFLNEMLINEKSLINAAEVDLFKVVPERIRIIDNKVYFGHKAELQL; the protein is encoded by the coding sequence ATGGTAAGCAAGACGAAAGAGGCGGTTAAGCAGCTCCTTAAGGAGCATAACACGATGAGTCTCGCGACCTTGTGCCGGAATTTCCCTTGTGCGGCGTCCCTTTTCTATGCGAGCGACGGGTTTGTCCTTTACTTTCTTTCAAGGCCGGAGTCGCGGCATGTGATTAATATTCTTCTGAATCCGAATGTTGCGGCGACGATAAATAAGGACTACCTGGAATGGAGGAATATAACGGGTCTCCAGATAGTGGGGAAAGCCTCCAGGGTTCCGCCCGAAGAGACTGAGCCGGCAAGAAGGGTATATGAAAGAAAGTACCCCTTTCTGAATGAAATGCTTATTAACGAGAAATCTTTAATTAATGCGGCGGAGGTTGATTTATTTAAAGTCGTACCTGAGAGGATAAGGATTATTGACAATAAGGTATATTTCGGACATAAGGCGGAACTTCAGTTGTAG